The Deltaproteobacteria bacterium genome contains the following window.
GTGGGGTTCGGATTTCGTCGATCCGGACGGCGCCCTGTCGCCGTTGTTCACCTGCAAGGGCAGCTACAACAACAGCCGGTTCTGCGACCCCGAGTTCGACAAGCTGTTGGCCAAGGGGGTGGTCGCCACCAGCATCGCGGAACGCAAGGAGGCCTACCGGGTTGCCATGAAGCGGCTGGCGGAACAGCAGCCGTGGGTCTTCCTCGTGGCCTTCGACCGTTTCCAGGCCATGCGCAACCACGTGAAGGGTTACACGGCGTTCCCCAACGCCAGCCAGTACTCGTTCCGCGAGGTCTGGCTCGACAAGTAGGCAAGCAGGTTCGTGGGCGTCGAAGGCTGGTTCCCGGCAACAAGGGTTCGTCGGGGACCAGCCGTCCGGCGTTCCGGAACAGGACAGTCACAGCTCCAGCCCGCACGTTGCATGAAGAGGCGTCACCTCGTGGACGCTGCGTCAACACTCATGAGTCGGGGACCCCACGAATCGTCATTCCCGCGGAAGCGGGCATCCAGGCGGGGTGAGGCGGGCGGTCCCACGCGGCTGCCGCGTTGACCTGACGGGTTTCCGGTGAGTCGATACATCGCGCAGAAGCTGGTCTCCCTGGTGCTGGTGCAGTTCGGCATCTCGGTGGTGGTGTTCTACATGATCCGCCTGGTGCCGGGCGATGCCGTGGACTTCATCTACGGCCTGTACATGGGCTCCGGGCGCATCGAGGAGATCCGCGCGCTGTGGGGCCTGGACCGCCCCATCGTGGTCCAGTACCTGGAATGGATGGGGCGGGTGCTGCAGCTCGATTTCGGCCGTTCCATCGTCTCCGGCTACCCCATAGCGGACGAGATCTTCGCGCGGCTCCCGGTGACGCTGCACTTGTCGTTCATGGCGGGGACCTGGAGCGTCATCTTCGGCGTGACCCTGGGCGTCATCGCATCGCGCTATCCCAACGGCAAGATTGACGGCATCGTCACCACCACGGGAATCCTCGGGCTGGCCATGCCGCACTTCTGGCTGGCCACGTTGCTGGTGCTGGTGTTCGCCGTCTACCTCAACATCCTTCCTTCCGTCGGCTACATCCCGTTCTTTGAAGACCCCGTCGAGAGCACGCTCTCGCTGATGCTGCCGTCCCTTGCCCTGGGCACCACCATGGCGGCGGCGGTGATGCGCATGGCGCGTTCGGCCATGCTGGACGTGCTCGCCCATGACTACATCCGCACGGCCCGCGCCAAGGGAGTGCGCGAGCGCCGCGTGTACTCCAGCCACGCTCTCAAGAACGCGTTCATCCCGGTGCTGACGCTGATCGGCACCGAGACCGGCAAGCTGCTCGGCGGCTCGCTCATCATCGAGCAGATCTTCGCCATCCCGGGCATTGGCCAGTACGCCGTGGAAGCCGTGCTCAGCCGGGACTACCCGGTGCTGCAGGCCACCATGATCGTCATCGCCGGCAGCTACGTGATCATCAACACGCTGGCCGACCTCGGCTACGGGCTGCTCGACCCGCGCGTGCGGTACGACTAGCCCCTTACAGGTGAGTGACGCCGTGGCGGAATCCATCAACATCACCCATGCACGGCAGCCGGTCGCGCCCCGCCGAGAAGGGGCGGGGCGGGCTTGGCGCCGGTTCGCGCGCCACAAGCCCGCCCTGGTGGGGGCGGCGGTCATCCTCGTCTACCTGCTGGCGGCGCTGCTGGCGGACGTCCTGGCGCCCTACGACCCGCTCGACATGGGCGCCGGGTCACGGTTGACCGGGCCGGACGCCGCTCACTGGTTCGGCACGGACGAGTACGGGCGCGATGTCCTCAGCCGGGTGATCTACGGCGCCCGGATCGCCTTCGTCGTGGGGGTCCTCTCGGCCTCGGGCGCCGCGGTCGTGGGCATGCTGATCGGGGTGCTCGGGGGCTATTTCGGCGGGTTGCTCGACCGCGGCGTGACCATGCTCATCGACCTCGTCTTCGCGTTCCCGACGATCCTGCTGGCCATCGCGGTGGCGGCGTTCCTCACGGGCGGCGGGTTGCCGCCGGCGGTGCCGGTCATCATCGCGCTCTGCGTGGTGCAGGCGCCGCACTTCGCCAGGGTGGCGCGCGGGGCGACCATGGCGATCAAGGCGCAGCCGTTCGTGGAAGCCGCCCAGGTGCTGGGGGGCTCCCACCCGCGCATCATCCGCAGCCACATCGCCCCCAACGTGGTGGCGCCGCTGCTGGTGCAGTTCGCCCTGTCCTTCTCCTACGCCATCCTCGCGGAATCGTCCCTGAGCTTCCTCGGCGTGGGCCACCCGCCGCCAGCGCCTTCCTGGGGTGCCATGCTGACCGGCGCCTACGGCTACGTCGAGCGCGCGCCTTGGGCCGCCTTCTTCCCCGGAATGGCCATCACACTCCTCATCCTCGGCTTCAACATCCTGGGTGACGGCCTGCGCGATTTT
Protein-coding sequences here:
- a CDS encoding ABC transporter permease, whose amino-acid sequence is MSRYIAQKLVSLVLVQFGISVVVFYMIRLVPGDAVDFIYGLYMGSGRIEEIRALWGLDRPIVVQYLEWMGRVLQLDFGRSIVSGYPIADEIFARLPVTLHLSFMAGTWSVIFGVTLGVIASRYPNGKIDGIVTTTGILGLAMPHFWLATLLVLVFAVYLNILPSVGYIPFFEDPVESTLSLMLPSLALGTTMAAAVMRMARSAMLDVLAHDYIRTARAKGVRERRVYSSHALKNAFIPVLTLIGTETGKLLGGSLIIEQIFAIPGIGQYAVEAVLSRDYPVLQATMIVIAGSYVIINTLADLGYGLLDPRVRYD
- a CDS encoding ABC transporter permease, which gives rise to MAESINITHARQPVAPRREGAGRAWRRFARHKPALVGAAVILVYLLAALLADVLAPYDPLDMGAGSRLTGPDAAHWFGTDEYGRDVLSRVIYGARIAFVVGVLSASGAAVVGMLIGVLGGYFGGLLDRGVTMLIDLVFAFPTILLAIAVAAFLTGGGLPPAVPVIIALCVVQAPHFARVARGATMAIKAQPFVEAAQVLGGSHPRIIRSHIAPNVVAPLLVQFALSFSYAILAESSLSFLGVGHPPPAPSWGAMLTGAYGYVERAPWAAFFPGMAITLLILGFNILGDGLRDFFDPTRR